Genomic window (Streptomyces sp. RerS4):
CGCCGCCCTGATGCACGACATCGGCCAACTTTCCCTGATCGACCCGGTCCCGGCCGGGGCCACCGCCGAGCTGCCCGCCGCAGACGCCCGCCGGATCGCCGAGCTGGGCGGCGAGGTGGCCCGGCAGACCGGGGTGCCGACGGAGGTCGCGGTGATCGTGGAGCGGCAGGCGGACCCGTATCGGCAGCAGCCCGTCGCGGCACGTATCGTGCGCGCGGTGAACGCGTACGACGACCTGGCCGGATCCGACCGTCACCCGGCCGGCTCACTGGCGGCGCTGGAGCGGCTGCGGCTGGGGACCGGGCACGATTTCCAGCCGGAGGTCGTGGAATGTCTGGCGAGGGTTCTGGCACGGGGCGGACCTGCCGGAGTCGTTCCCGTCCAAGGGGGGTAACCCATGGGTAATGAGCGGCCGTCCGAGCGGGCATGGTTGGATGCAGTGAGAGTGTCCGTGAGGGGTGTCCGCAAGGCTGCACCGTGGGACCGGCAGGCGGGAATCGTGAGGATCTTCGGGAAGGTACGGCATCGGCCCTCCGCCTCGTGGCGGCAGGCCACCGACCGCGCGTTCACGCTGATCGGCGACGGTCGGTACGAGGACGCGGGGGCGCTGCTGACCAGAGCGGCCGATCTGGAGCCCTGGCTGTCCGAGTCCTGGTTCAACCTGGCCCTGCTGCACAAGTTCCGGCACGACTGGGAGCAGGCGCGGGCCGCCGGCCTGCGCGCCGTCGCCCTGCTGGACCGCGAGACGGGCGCCCCGGACTGGTGGAACGTGGGCATCGCCGCGACCGCCCTCCAGGACTGGCCGCTGGCCCGGCGGGCCTGGCAGGCGTACGGGCTGAAGGTGCCCGGCGATCCGCACAGCGCGGCGGGGACCGGCGAACCGGTGGGCATGGAGCTGGGCAGCGCGGCGGTGCGGCTGTCGCCCGAGGGCGAGGCCGAGGTCGTGTGGGGCCGCAGGCTCGATCCGGCCCGGATGGAGATCCTCTCGATCCCGCTGCCCTCCTCGGGGCGGCGCTGGGGCGAGGTCGTCCTGCACGACGGGGTGCCGCACGGCGAGCGGGTCACCGCGGCCGGTCCCTCGTACCCCGTCTTCGACGAGATCGAGCTGTGGGCGCCCTCGCCGGTGCCGACCTGGGTGGTGCTGCTGGAGGCGGCCACCGAGGAGGACCGCGACGCCCTGGAGCAGCTGGCCTCGGACGCGGGCTTCGCCGCCGAGGACTGGTCGTCGTCGGTGCGGCTGCTGTGCCGGACGTGCTCGGAGAGCGCGATGCCGAGCGGTGAGGGCGAGGGCGACCGGCAGGACCCGCACGACCACAGCGAACCGGGACACCCCGGACCGCTGGGGCACCGTACGGCCGGCTCCGGGTCCCTGTGGGTGCCCGAGCGCGAATGCGGCATCGCCGCCCCCGCCGGTCTGGTGCGCGGACTGCTCGACGGCTGGGTCGCCGACAGCCCCGACAGCCGTGAGTGGCGCGATCTCGAAGAAGTCTGCTGAGCCGGGGCCGTAGGCTGTACCGGCACATCGGTGACTTGAGGAAGGCGTACGGCGGACATGGCGCAGCAGGAGAACCAGGTTGTCCCGGTCGATGACGAGGGCTACGTCGTGGACACCGAGGACTGTGAGGCGCGCGAGCTCGCCCACCGCGAGCGCGGCACGTCCCGCCCGATCACGGTCGTCGGCAACCCGGTGCTGCACCGGGAGTGCAAGGACGTCACCGAGTTCGACGACGAGCTGGGCCGGCTGATCGACGACATGTTCGCCAGCCAGAAGACCGCCGAGGGCGTGGGCCTGGCCGCCAACCAGATCGGCGTGGACGCTAAGGTCTTCGTCTACGACTGCCCCGACGACGACGGCGTGCGGCACACCGGTGTCGTCGTCAACCCCAAGCTCGTCGAGCTGCCGGCCGGCTCGCGCGTCCTGGACGACTCGAACGAGGGCTGCCTGTCGGTCCCGACCGCCTACGCCTCGCTCGCCCGCCCCGACTACGCCGAGGTCACCGGCCAGGACGCCCAGGGCAACCCGATCAAGGTCCGCGGCACCGGCTACTTCGCGCGCTGCCTCCAGCACGAGACGGACCACCTGTACGGCTACCTGTACATCGACCGCCTCTCGAAGCGCGACCGCAAGGACGCCCTGCGCCAGATGGCCGAGAACACCCCGCGCTACGAGATCGTCCCGAACGACTGATCCGGCGCCCCGCACGACGACGAGGGCCCCGCTCCGAAAATCCGGAGCGGGGCCCTCGTGCGTGGGGACCGGTGGGGACTAGAAGTCCTCGTCCAGGTCGACGGTGCCCTCGACGGCCACCTGGTAGGCCGACGGGCGGCGCTCGAAGAAGTTCGTCAGTTCCTGGACGCCCTGGAGCTCCATGAACGAGAACGGGTTCTGCGAGCCGTACACCGGCGGGAAGCCCAGGCGCACCAGACGCTGGTCCGCGACGCACTCCAGGTACTCACGCATCGACTCGGTGTTCATGCCCGGCAGGCCGTCACCGCACAGGTCGCGGCCAAACTGCAGCTCCGCCTCGACGGCTTCCTTCAGCATGTCGGTGACCTGCTGCTGGAGCGCGTCGTCGAAGAGCTCGGGCTCCTCCTTGCGGACCGTGTCCACGACCTCGAACGCGAAGTTCATGTGCATGGTCTCGTCACGGAACACCCAGTTGGTGCCGGTGGCCAGGCCGTGCAGCAGGCCGCGCGAGCGGAACCAGTACACGTACGCGAAGGCGCCGTAGAAGAACAGGCCCTCGATGCACGCGGCGAAGCAGATCAGGTTCAGCAGGAAGCGGCGGCGGTCGGCCTGCGTCTCCAGCCGCTCGATCTTCTCGACCGAGTCCATCCACTTGAAGCAGAACTGGGCCTTCTCGCGGATGGAGGGGATCTCCTCCACCGCGTCGAACGCGGCCGCGCGGTCGTCCGGGTCGGGCAGGTAGGTGTCGAGCAGCGTCAAGTAGAACTGGACGTGCACGGCCT
Coding sequences:
- the def gene encoding peptide deformylase, coding for MAQQENQVVPVDDEGYVVDTEDCEARELAHRERGTSRPITVVGNPVLHRECKDVTEFDDELGRLIDDMFASQKTAEGVGLAANQIGVDAKVFVYDCPDDDGVRHTGVVVNPKLVELPAGSRVLDDSNEGCLSVPTAYASLARPDYAEVTGQDAQGNPIKVRGTGYFARCLQHETDHLYGYLYIDRLSKRDRKDALRQMAENTPRYEIVPND
- a CDS encoding ribonucleotide-diphosphate reductase subunit beta, producing the protein MSSNDKNKNLLDPGFELTLRPMRYPDFYERYRDAIKNTWTVEEVDLHSDVADLAKLTPAEQHMIGRLVAFFATGDSIVSNNLVLTLYKHINSPEARLYLSRQLFEEAVHVQFYLTLLDTYLPDPDDRAAAFDAVEEIPSIREKAQFCFKWMDSVEKIERLETQADRRRFLLNLICFAACIEGLFFYGAFAYVYWFRSRGLLHGLATGTNWVFRDETMHMNFAFEVVDTVRKEEPELFDDALQQQVTDMLKEAVEAELQFGRDLCGDGLPGMNTESMREYLECVADQRLVRLGFPPVYGSQNPFSFMELQGVQELTNFFERRPSAYQVAVEGTVDLDEDF